The DNA window GCGGGAGCCCGAGCCGGTGAAAGGCGCCCTGCTGCTCTGGATCGCCGCCGGCGGCCTGGTGGTGAACCTGCTGGGGATCGCGCTGCTGCACGGCGGCAAGGACGAGAGCCTGAACGTGCGCGGCGCCTGGCTGCACCTGCTCACCGACGCGCTGGGGAGCGTGGGCGCCATCCTGGGCGGCGTGCTGATCTGGGCGTACGGCTGGTACTGGGCCGACCCGGCGGTGTCGGCGCTCATCGGGCTGCTGGTGGTCTACAGCGCCTGGCACCTGATGAAGGAGTCGGTGGCGGTGCTGCTGGAGGGCACGCCCAAGCACATCGACCTGGAGGTGGTGCGGCAGGCGATGCTGGATGTGGACGGCGTGGAGGGGGTGCACGACCTGCACGTGTGGACCATTACCAGCGGGATGGACGCCATGAGCGGCCACGTGGTGGTGGGCGAGGCGGGCGCCCGCCCCCCGGCCGACGAGATCCTGGCCGAGCTGCACCGCGTGCTGCACGACCGCTTCGGCCTGGGCCACCTCACCATCCAGATCGAGCCGCACGAGTTCAAGGAGATCGGCTGCGTCCCGCTGGCCGGCTGCTGATCACGCCATCCACGGAAACGACAGGTCTCACGCAGAGTCGGCAGAGGTAGCAGAGGAACACCTCCGCCGATCGCTGCTCGCGTGAGAGAAGGGCTTTGGGCGAGGTCTCACTCGATGGGGGCGTGATGTTTCCTTGACCGCGCGCC is part of the Longimicrobium sp. genome and encodes:
- a CDS encoding cation diffusion facilitator family transporter, with the protein product MGAGHHHHHGHGHSHGHHGHASAGERNRRRLTVTLVLAAAYMVAELVGGVMANSLALLADAGHMLSDVGALGLSLFAIWIAQRPATPQRTFGYYRTEILAALANAATLIGISLYIFFEAYQRLREPEPVKGALLLWIAAGGLVVNLLGIALLHGGKDESLNVRGAWLHLLTDALGSVGAILGGVLIWAYGWYWADPAVSALIGLLVVYSAWHLMKESVAVLLEGTPKHIDLEVVRQAMLDVDGVEGVHDLHVWTITSGMDAMSGHVVVGEAGARPPADEILAELHRVLHDRFGLGHLTIQIEPHEFKEIGCVPLAGC